A single Sorex araneus isolate mSorAra2 chromosome 8, mSorAra2.pri, whole genome shotgun sequence DNA region contains:
- the NQO1 gene encoding NAD(P)H dehydrogenase [quinone] 1: protein MAGKKALVVLAHSEKTSFNYAMKEAAVEALKGKGWEVAESDLYAMDFNPLISKKDITGKLKDPENFQYTVESVLAYKEGRLSPDIVAEQKKLEAADLVIFQFPLQWFGAPAILKGWFERVLIGEFAYTYAAMYEKGPFRNKKTVLSITTGGSGSMYSLQGVHGDMNIILWPIQSGILHFCGFQVLAPQLTYSIGHTPADARIQILEGWKKRLETIWDEPSLYFAPSNLFDLNFQAGFLMKKEVQEEQKNKKVGLSVGHHLGKPIPTDNQIKASK from the exons ATGGCCG GGAAGAAAGCCCTGGTGGTCCTGGCCCACTCCGAGAAGACATCCTTCAACTACGCCATGAAGGAGGCGGCTGTGGAGGCTCTGaaggggaagggctgggaggtGGCCGAGTCGGACCTCTATGCCATGGACTTCAACCCCCTCATCTCCAAGAAAGACATCACAG GTAAACTGAAGGACCCCGAGAACTTCCAGTATACCGTCGAGTCCGTCCTGGCGTATAAGGAGGGCCGGCTCAGCCCGGACATTGTGGCCGAACAGAAGAAGCTGGAAGCTGCTGACCTTGTGATTTTTCAG TTCCCGCTGCAGTGGTTTGGAGCGCCCGCAATCCTGAAAGGCTGGTTCGAGCGCGTGCTCATCGGGGAGTTTGCCTACACGTACGCAGCCATGTACGAAAAGGGACCCTTCCGG AACAAGAAGACGGTGCTCTCCATCACCACGGGTGGCAGCGGCTCCATGTACTCGCTCCAGGGCGTCCATGGGGACATGAACATCATTCTCTGGCCGATTCAG AGCGGCATCCTGCATTTCTGTGGCTTCCAAGTCCTGGCACCGCAGCTGACCTACAGCATCGGCCACACTCCCGCTGACGCCCGGATCCAGATCCTGGAAGGGTGGAAGAAACGCCTGGAGACCATCTGGGACGAGCCCTCTCTCTATTTTGCTCCAAGCAACCTCTTTGACCTGAACTTCCAGGCAGGGTTCTTAATGAAAAAGGAGGTCCAGGAAGAGCAGAAAAACAAGAAAGTCGGCCTTTCCGTGGGCCACCACTTGGGCAAACCCATCCCAACTGATAACCAGATCAAAGCCAGCAAATAA